A window of Bacteroidota bacterium genomic DNA:
TCGGGCCTGGCCGGCCTCGGGGAGCGTATACTGGATCTGGGTCTGCCCCTGAAAAGGATTGGGGTACGCAGATAGCTTGACATCCAGGGCCACGTCTGTAGTTGGCACATCCACTGGTTGGCGTTCAGCAACTGACCCAACCCCACCCAATGCGCCGGCGGGCGGACTAAATTCGCTGGTATTGCCTTCCGCATCTGTTGCGGTAAGCACAACGTAGTCTTCTGGCACCCAGCTGATTGCACTTGCCGCTACCCGAAACGTATCAGCCACACCTTCAACATCATAGAGGTGCGTCCCGATGTAGGTCTTCCCTTCTCCGCTGTTTACATCATCGGCCAGGTAGACATCAATGGTCAGTGGATAGTCAGCCCAGAAATCATCCGAAGAAACAGAAAACTCGACAACAATTTCGTCGCTGCCGGCGCGATAAAAGGCACGGTCGACATCCGGGTAGTTCATTTCATCATTCGGCCCGCTATCAAAGTCAGAGTCGTCGTTCGGCGTAATGCCGTCTCCACCGAGATCAATCCCTAGCGTACCGTTTTCATAGATGTTGTTGCCTCGGATGGTGGCAGGGGCATCGGAAGAGCTGCTGCCGTAAAACCCAACCCCTTCTGCATGATTGTAGGCAATGGTATTGGCTTTCTCGGGATTGAGGGGGATGGCTGCATTTGGGGGATAGCCAATGGTCGTCGTGATGGTATAAGAGTAATACCCTATCCCGATATCATTGCCAATATCTCGGCCGGCGCGATCAATACCGATGAAGTTACCTCTGATGAAGTTGTTTGCCGTAGTGCTGTCTGCATAAAAAATGTAGATCCCGACATCATTAAACCCAATCACATTCCCAAAGCTATTGTGTCCGCCAACACGGGCACCTCCTACCCTTCCTTCAATCTTGATTCCACGCAAAACATTCCCGCGGTCATTGCCGGCCTCATCTGTGCCGACATAGTTGTTCCGCACCGTCGGATTGGTAGAACCACCTAAAGAAATGCCTATATCATTATACCCCACCCGGTTGCCATACTGCATTTCCGGGCCCCCAACTGTTGCATCTTCCGTCCGAAAAAGTACGATCCCAACATAGCCGTTGCCGATGTTGTTGCCATCGAAGTCCATGCCTACATAGTTGCCCCGGATTCGGGTGCTTATCCCTTCATTAATGTAAATGCCGTTGAGCGTATTTAGTCCGATGACATTGCCTTTGTCTACGCCTCCAATCAGGTTACCATTCCCGTAATCATGGATGCCAATGCGATTGGGATAAGCCGTTCCGTCATCCGAAACACCCACATGGTTTTGCTGTATTTCATTGCCATTGCTATAGAGGGTGATCCCGTTACTCCCATCAAATCCACCAACCGTAAGGCCACGAATAATACTGCCGTCAGAGCCAGCCCCCAGCACAAGTCCGTCGACGCCGGCATCTGAGGTTGTGCCATTCAGAATCACTTCGCCGCTGGCTGTAGTTCCGTCGATAATGACAGGGTCCGTGATAGCCGGGAGCCCGCTTCCGCTGATGTTTATAACCGCAGTGCCGGCAGAAATCGGAAGCAGTGAAAACTCGATCACGTCTGGCAAGGCTCCATTAGGTGAGGCGTTCGCCTCTTCAATTGCTGCCCGGAGCGAGCAAGAACCAAGTATTGTAATACAGATACCGTTGCCCGGATTGGTATCCGGAAAGCTGCTCAAATTGCCTACAT
This region includes:
- a CDS encoding T9SS type A sorting domain-containing protein, with product MKKLLSLYLLACVTIAVPVHAQLVLHVGNLSSFPDTNPGNGICITILGSCSLRAAIEEANASPNGALPDVIEFSLLPISAGTAVINISGSGLPAITDPVIIDGTTASGEVILNGTTSDAGVDGLVLGAGSDGSIIRGLTVGGFDGSNGITLYSNGNEIQQNHVGVSDDGTAYPNRIGIHDYGNGNLIGGVDKGNVIGLNTLNGIYINEGISTRIRGNYVGMDFDGNNIGNGYVGIVLFRTEDATVGGPEMQYGNRVGYNDIGISLGGSTNPTVRNNYVGTDEAGNDRGNVLRGIKIEGRVGGARVGGHNSFGNVIGFNDVGIYIFYADSTTANNFIRGNFIGIDRAGRDIGNDIGIGYYSYTITTTIGYPPNAAIPLNPEKANTIAYNHAEGVGFYGSSSSDAPATIRGNNIYENGTLGIDLGGDGITPNDDSDFDSGPNDEMNYPDVDRAFYRAGSDEIVVEFSVSSDDFWADYPLTIDVYLADDVNSGEGKTYIGTHLYDVEGVADTFRVAASAISWVPEDYVVLTATDAEGNTSEFSPPAGALGGVGSVAERQPVDVPTTDVALDVKLSAYPNPFQGQTQIQYTLPEAGQARLEVFDLLGRSIRVLVDQQQAAGAYTARFDAGTLPRGTYLYRLTTGQRAQSGVLQLIRAD